In Saccharolobus solfataricus, a genomic segment contains:
- a CDS encoding DUF1641 domain-containing protein yields the protein MSVSTVDPLEEILKPENLSRLSKIVDALPTIEKVTDKITEMDKKGQVDFLLSLFDQTVSILDAVQKADLINTLISFGMDQLPKIQAIWPILEKLTSERALQLLSQIDIDSTLTALEKLSPIIKKLTDEKVLKVIDQIDYDSLIDSTSKLVPILSKLANERTVKTIEALDIDMLLNLASKMAPTLNKFASLMDQMSSKGQVDMLVNLMEQGISLLDAVQKADLINTLISFGMDQLPKIQAIWPILEKLTSERTLNLIQSLDLDSMFNALEALTPIMKQLTSDKAIKIIQQFDIASTLGALEAAMPLLKKLTDEKTVKIISQIDVNSLLMLTNKLVEMQKSGSLDRLMQLLEIISDPQFVNGLVTVMDKFSKAFKAWVNDIPNARPVGTMGLLRATSDKDVSYALGLMLELAKEVGKSFKS from the coding sequence ATGAGTGTATCAACAGTAGATCCACTTGAGGAAATATTAAAACCGGAAAACTTAAGTAGGTTATCCAAGATAGTTGACGCATTACCTACAATAGAGAAAGTAACTGATAAAATAACAGAAATGGATAAAAAAGGTCAAGTGGACTTCTTACTCTCATTATTTGATCAAACAGTTTCCATACTTGATGCTGTACAGAAGGCAGACCTAATAAACACACTCATCTCATTCGGAATGGATCAACTACCAAAAATACAAGCAATATGGCCAATACTAGAAAAACTAACAAGCGAAAGGGCTTTGCAATTACTATCGCAGATTGATATAGACTCTACTCTTACCGCGTTAGAGAAATTATCGCCAATAATTAAGAAGCTAACTGACGAAAAAGTGTTGAAAGTAATTGATCAGATAGACTATGATTCTTTAATAGATAGTACTTCGAAGTTAGTACCTATTTTATCTAAACTTGCAAATGAGAGGACTGTTAAGACTATTGAAGCCCTAGATATTGATATGTTACTTAACTTAGCGTCAAAGATGGCTCCTACGCTAAACAAATTTGCGTCATTAATGGATCAGATGTCTAGCAAAGGCCAAGTCGACATGTTAGTTAACTTAATGGAGCAAGGAATATCGCTACTTGATGCTGTACAGAAGGCAGACCTAATAAACACACTCATCTCATTCGGAATGGATCAACTACCAAAAATACAAGCAATATGGCCAATACTAGAAAAACTAACAAGCGAAAGAACCCTTAACTTAATACAAAGTTTAGATCTGGACTCAATGTTCAACGCGTTAGAAGCACTAACGCCAATAATGAAACAGCTAACAAGCGATAAGGCAATAAAGATCATTCAACAATTCGATATTGCTTCTACACTTGGCGCCTTAGAGGCAGCAATGCCACTATTAAAGAAACTAACTGACGAAAAAACTGTTAAGATAATATCTCAAATAGACGTTAACTCGTTACTTATGCTTACAAACAAACTAGTCGAAATGCAGAAGTCTGGTAGTTTGGATAGACTAATGCAGTTATTGGAAATAATTTCTGATCCACAATTCGTTAACGGACTGGTTACAGTCATGGATAAGTTTTCTAAGGCCTTTAAAGCTTGGGTTAATGACATACCAAACGCAAGACCAGTCGGAACTATGGGCTTATTGAGAGCTACAAGCGATAAAGATGTCAGTTATGCTTTAGGATTAATGCTTGAACTAGCTAAAGAAGTTGGAAAGAGTTTTAAATCTTGA
- a CDS encoding PIN domain-containing protein produces MFAVISPSAFGKLKEILGSNKNYKFVITTLGVSFAIKSGIDIDSALDRGVIVRAFSHKPPKVGNLPQYESEAIMVAFELNALLIAEDKDVINKAKELGVNAIPIEELLASS; encoded by the coding sequence ATGTTTGCAGTTATCTCGCCAAGCGCTTTCGGAAAATTAAAAGAAATACTGGGTTCAAATAAGAATTACAAATTTGTTATTACAACATTAGGAGTTTCTTTTGCGATAAAGAGCGGTATAGATATTGATAGCGCACTAGATCGTGGAGTAATAGTTAGAGCCTTTTCTCACAAACCTCCCAAGGTAGGAAATCTACCACAATATGAGTCTGAAGCAATAATGGTTGCCTTTGAGTTAAATGCATTACTTATAGCAGAAGACAAGGATGTTATAAACAAAGCAAAAGAGCTTGGGGTTAACGCAATTCCGATTGAAGAGCTTTTAGCATCATCTTAA
- a CDS encoding thioredoxin family protein, translating to MSYDYVIKEYLNAIKKGDITIQQCNGDSLFHEFKNYVNVETLNNCKKPLVKVKRGDRVYYTYYGIPIANELWPFLNSLVRISNNVVNLDEREVELAKQVRGSVKLFVTPDCTKCPITAEFLYQVSQINENVKLEIYDATEYEEERDKYRVLSVPKIIFNDKVEIPGGFPSTVILKMMLKALQSELR from the coding sequence ATGAGCTATGATTACGTTATCAAGGAATATCTTAACGCGATTAAAAAGGGAGATATAACAATACAGCAATGTAATGGAGATAGTTTATTTCACGAGTTTAAAAATTACGTTAACGTTGAAACTCTAAATAATTGTAAAAAACCTCTTGTTAAAGTTAAGAGGGGAGATAGGGTTTACTATACTTATTATGGTATTCCGATAGCAAATGAATTATGGCCGTTTCTTAACTCATTGGTAAGAATCTCTAATAACGTTGTTAACCTAGATGAAAGGGAGGTGGAATTAGCAAAGCAAGTAAGAGGAAGCGTTAAATTGTTTGTAACTCCAGATTGTACTAAATGTCCAATTACCGCGGAGTTCTTATATCAAGTTTCTCAGATAAATGAAAATGTTAAACTGGAGATATATGACGCAACAGAGTATGAAGAGGAAAGAGACAAGTATAGGGTTTTAAGTGTGCCTAAAATCATATTTAACGATAAGGTGGAAATCCCAGGGGGATTCCCTTCAACTGTGATACTTAAGATGATGCTAAAAGCTCTTCAATCGGAATTGCGTTAA
- a CDS encoding dihydrolipoyl dehydrogenase family protein: protein MKYDIVIIGGGTAGYVAGSILARKGKKVLVAEKEKFGGVCVNFGCVPSIFLFDATFLLNRFKEIVYYIGLDGEIEYKDLLFSKRNEIIDYLSNAGRKLIEDSGGETELGEVEIISPSTVKVNGRIVEFDNLIIATGSKPMVPSINGIENTLSEDDAVNLNSVPSSMVIIGGGYAGVEIAQMYSRLGSQVTLLSRSKILPTFPEDARSIIKDSLEFDGVNIEENIRIVKIHDGKVITEKGEVEGNVIVYATGRRPQLPKGIEILGLSINECGIVVDKYRRVKNNVYAIGDVIDKERKTAHSAILDAVIASLHILKDATFLPLIDNLKIPQVLYTDPQVGIVGNDKEAKEFSVFPFAATTRAIINGFKDGYVKLGINERNEIVFGEVIGDKAEELINILTLVVNNRIRIESLALMSFVHPSFSEAIVNAAKGFFDLDVDKYKSKDGKT from the coding sequence ATGAAATATGATATCGTAATAATTGGCGGTGGTACTGCCGGTTATGTTGCTGGAAGCATATTAGCGAGAAAGGGCAAGAAGGTACTAGTTGCCGAAAAAGAGAAATTTGGTGGAGTTTGTGTAAACTTCGGCTGTGTACCAAGTATTTTTCTTTTTGATGCAACCTTTTTATTAAATAGATTTAAAGAAATTGTGTATTATATAGGCTTAGATGGTGAAATTGAATATAAAGATCTCCTTTTCAGTAAAAGAAACGAAATTATAGACTACTTATCAAACGCCGGAAGAAAGCTAATTGAAGATTCGGGCGGTGAAACTGAGTTAGGTGAAGTTGAAATAATTTCTCCTAGTACGGTAAAGGTAAATGGGAGAATTGTGGAGTTCGATAATTTAATCATAGCTACTGGTTCTAAACCGATGGTACCAAGTATTAATGGCATTGAAAATACTTTAAGTGAAGATGATGCGGTTAATTTGAATTCAGTACCTTCTTCAATGGTTATTATTGGCGGAGGCTATGCAGGAGTTGAGATAGCTCAAATGTATTCCAGATTAGGGTCACAAGTTACCTTATTGTCCAGAAGTAAAATTTTACCAACATTTCCAGAGGATGCTAGAAGTATTATAAAGGATTCCTTGGAATTCGATGGAGTAAATATAGAGGAAAACATTAGAATAGTGAAGATTCATGATGGAAAAGTGATTACGGAAAAGGGTGAGGTAGAAGGAAACGTAATAGTGTATGCCACAGGGAGAAGACCGCAATTGCCTAAGGGTATTGAAATACTTGGATTGAGTATTAATGAATGTGGGATAGTAGTTGATAAGTATAGAAGAGTAAAGAACAATGTATACGCAATAGGTGATGTAATAGACAAAGAGAGAAAAACTGCACATTCAGCAATTTTAGATGCAGTAATTGCATCACTACATATCCTTAAGGACGCAACATTTCTTCCCCTAATAGATAATCTTAAGATACCCCAAGTGTTATATACTGATCCTCAAGTTGGTATCGTAGGTAACGATAAAGAGGCTAAGGAGTTTTCTGTTTTTCCGTTTGCTGCAACTACCAGAGCAATTATCAATGGATTTAAGGATGGGTACGTTAAACTAGGAATAAATGAGAGAAATGAGATAGTTTTTGGAGAAGTAATTGGCGATAAGGCTGAGGAATTAATCAATATTTTAACGTTAGTAGTAAATAATAGAATAAGAATCGAGAGTTTAGCGCTAATGTCTTTTGTTCACCCTTCATTCTCTGAGGCCATAGTTAATGCAGCGAAGGGCTTTTTTGATTTAGATGTGGATAAATATAAGAGTAAAGATGGGAAAACTTGA
- a CDS encoding DsrE family protein, with protein sequence MAQAQTQGQEEEQKKKILIVVTHGPEDLDRTYAPLFMASISASMEYETSVFFMIKGPKLLDKKWQEEERKKGGNPFIHFFDMAKENGVKMYVCVQSLKDMCHMKEDDVVEGIELVGGSTLIDLTLEADRTLFF encoded by the coding sequence ATGGCTCAAGCTCAAACTCAGGGTCAAGAGGAAGAGCAAAAGAAGAAGATATTAATCGTAGTAACCCATGGTCCTGAGGATTTAGATAGGACATATGCCCCATTATTTATGGCTTCAATATCTGCCTCAATGGAATATGAGACTTCAGTGTTCTTTATGATAAAGGGGCCAAAATTATTAGATAAGAAATGGCAAGAGGAAGAGAGGAAAAAAGGCGGAAATCCATTTATACACTTCTTCGATATGGCAAAAGAAAATGGAGTTAAAATGTATGTTTGTGTACAAAGCCTAAAGGATATGTGCCATATGAAAGAGGATGATGTAGTGGAAGGCATAGAACTAGTCGGAGGATCTACATTAATAGATCTGACATTGGAAGCTGATAGGACATTATTCTTCTAA
- a CDS encoding DsrE/DsrF/DrsH-like family protein, with protein sequence MAEEKKKKLSIIVFSGTIDKLMPVGILTSGAAASGYEVNLFFTFWGLQAITKRSLNSQQPPQIDKNYEQMGPIMMQKMQEMKYPMWHQLVQQAKEIGEVKVFACSTTMEFFGIKREDLAEFVDDVVGVATFLDRAEGGTTLFI encoded by the coding sequence ATGGCTGAAGAAAAGAAGAAGAAATTATCCATAATAGTCTTCTCTGGTACGATAGATAAGTTAATGCCAGTTGGAATTTTAACATCAGGTGCTGCAGCATCTGGATACGAAGTTAACTTGTTCTTCACATTTTGGGGATTACAAGCAATCACGAAAAGGAGCCTAAATAGCCAACAACCACCTCAAATTGATAAGAACTACGAACAGATGGGTCCAATAATGATGCAAAAAATGCAAGAAATGAAATACCCAATGTGGCATCAACTAGTACAGCAGGCTAAGGAAATTGGAGAAGTTAAAGTGTTTGCGTGCTCAACCACTATGGAATTCTTCGGAATAAAGAGAGAAGACTTAGCGGAATTTGTAGATGATGTAGTTGGTGTTGCAACGTTTTTAGACAGAGCAGAAGGAGGAACAACTCTATTCATTTGA
- a CDS encoding sulfurtransferase TusA family protein produces the protein MSQEVRIAKTLDARGMYCPGPVLETAKAIKQINVGEVLEILATDPAAKPDIEAWARRTGNQIVDIQQQGGVTRILIKRVK, from the coding sequence GTGTCTCAAGAGGTTAGGATTGCGAAAACGTTAGATGCTAGGGGTATGTATTGCCCTGGTCCAGTTTTGGAGACAGCTAAGGCAATTAAACAAATAAATGTTGGTGAGGTTTTAGAAATATTGGCTACTGATCCAGCAGCTAAGCCAGATATTGAGGCTTGGGCTAGAAGGACTGGAAATCAAATAGTAGATATACAACAACAAGGAGGAGTAACGAGAATATTAATTAAAAGAGTGAAATAA
- a CDS encoding 4Fe-4S dicluster domain-containing protein yields MATKTILPPLPDDPRFLDMSYDVQAPLPEEERNLLSNLKPEEREVAVKFWEAVKSDFRYNEYLRGCLNCGVCTSGCPAAKFYDFGPREMIQYMMRDEVDKIWEFVNKKVWACVQCYTCSMRCPFNNEIAGLIMVLREYAVKFGLQSAKEVLAPYRRVLLTVITTGNQVTPDMIQPDAFPDWGPQAVEESKNMDVYRKAVPVDLLQRTDIGWHASLQTAVEMMTIFVEAGVLDSLKNVDKDLYDMIMDIYEERKQQLEEIKEKWEKGELKEEDLPDSWLEL; encoded by the coding sequence ATGGCTACTAAAACTATATTACCTCCTCTTCCTGATGATCCAAGATTTCTAGACATGTCATATGATGTTCAAGCCCCACTACCAGAGGAAGAGAGGAACTTGCTAAGTAATTTAAAACCGGAAGAAAGAGAAGTTGCAGTAAAGTTTTGGGAAGCTGTTAAAAGCGATTTCAGATATAATGAGTATTTAAGAGGATGTTTGAACTGTGGTGTTTGTACCTCGGGATGTCCTGCTGCAAAATTCTACGATTTCGGTCCTAGGGAAATGATACAGTACATGATGAGGGATGAAGTAGACAAGATATGGGAGTTTGTAAATAAGAAAGTTTGGGCCTGTGTACAATGCTACACTTGCTCAATGAGATGTCCATTTAATAATGAGATCGCTGGTTTGATAATGGTATTAAGAGAATATGCTGTAAAGTTTGGTTTACAATCAGCTAAGGAAGTATTAGCTCCTTATAGAAGAGTCTTATTAACAGTAATTACAACGGGCAACCAGGTTACACCAGATATGATCCAACCCGATGCGTTCCCGGACTGGGGACCACAAGCTGTAGAGGAGTCTAAGAATATGGATGTGTATAGGAAGGCAGTTCCAGTGGATCTTTTACAAAGGACTGATATAGGCTGGCACGCTTCATTACAGACTGCTGTTGAAATGATGACTATATTTGTAGAAGCAGGAGTTCTTGATTCCTTAAAGAACGTCGATAAGGACTTATATGATATGATCATGGATATATATGAGGAAAGGAAGCAACAATTAGAGGAGATCAAGGAGAAGTGGGAGAAAGGAGAGTTAAAGGAAGAGGATTTACCTGATAGTTGGTTAGAGTTATAG
- a CDS encoding CoB--CoM heterodisulfide reductase iron-sulfur subunit B family protein, with the protein MLSQDEKQIQREVREAFPMSDDVDWNEVYQRIIYRYSTPHGLEHVKEEMYKLEDKGEIIIHHIKPYNNPVEAQTLNGSPKKIPTTKLWHHKSCGQCGHIPGYPTSVFWVMNKLEIDYLDEPHQTSCTGWNYHASGASNPVALAGVYVRNMWRAYETGYFPLIHCGTSFGHYKEVRNMIILHKEIRDKLRPIMRKLDMDIVIPEEVVHYSEWLYVMSKKAAQQKKYNLDNIKAAVHTPCHVYKLVPEDTVYDPEVFQGRRPAAPSGTVQNFGAKLVDYSTWWDCCGFGFRHILTEREFSRSFALFKKVIPAVEEGNADIFVTSDTGCVTTLDKSQWAGKAHGFNYNLPVLADAQFAALAMGADPYIIAQIHWHATDVEGFLRKIGVPVDDYKEKFVQYLQDLREGKTEPQYLYPKHRKIDFYLSLPDRVKWYKKEVPK; encoded by the coding sequence ATGTTGAGTCAAGATGAGAAACAAATACAAAGGGAAGTTCGAGAAGCCTTCCCAATGTCAGATGATGTTGACTGGAATGAGGTTTATCAGAGAATAATTTATAGGTATAGCACACCTCATGGACTAGAACATGTTAAAGAGGAAATGTATAAATTAGAAGATAAGGGCGAAATTATAATACACCATATTAAGCCCTACAATAACCCAGTAGAAGCCCAAACACTAAACGGATCTCCAAAGAAAATACCCACAACAAAATTATGGCATCATAAGAGTTGTGGACAGTGTGGCCACATACCCGGTTATCCAACCTCTGTTTTCTGGGTAATGAATAAGTTAGAAATAGATTACCTAGATGAACCGCATCAAACATCGTGTACTGGATGGAATTATCACGCGTCTGGTGCCTCCAACCCCGTAGCCTTGGCAGGAGTATATGTAAGGAACATGTGGAGAGCTTATGAAACGGGTTACTTCCCATTAATACATTGCGGAACATCATTTGGTCATTATAAAGAAGTTAGAAACATGATAATATTACACAAAGAGATAAGAGACAAACTTAGACCAATCATGAGAAAACTGGATATGGACATTGTAATACCAGAAGAGGTAGTTCATTATTCTGAATGGTTATATGTAATGAGCAAGAAAGCTGCACAGCAGAAGAAATACAATCTAGATAATATTAAGGCAGCTGTACATACTCCTTGTCATGTTTATAAGTTAGTTCCAGAGGATACTGTTTACGATCCCGAAGTATTCCAAGGTAGAAGACCAGCAGCCCCATCTGGAACTGTACAGAATTTCGGCGCTAAACTAGTGGATTACTCAACCTGGTGGGATTGCTGTGGATTCGGATTTAGACATATCCTAACAGAGAGGGAATTCAGTAGAAGTTTCGCACTATTTAAGAAGGTTATACCAGCAGTTGAGGAAGGGAATGCTGATATCTTTGTAACCTCAGATACTGGGTGTGTTACTACTTTAGATAAGAGTCAGTGGGCTGGAAAGGCTCATGGTTTCAATTATAACTTACCAGTATTAGCTGATGCGCAATTTGCAGCTTTAGCAATGGGCGCTGATCCATATATAATTGCTCAAATTCACTGGCACGCGACAGATGTAGAAGGTTTCTTAAGAAAGATAGGTGTTCCGGTTGATGATTATAAAGAGAAGTTCGTACAATATCTACAAGATCTAAGAGAAGGTAAGACGGAACCACAATACTTATATCCAAAGCATAGAAAGATTGACTTCTACTTATCACTTCCAGATAGAGTAAAATGGTACAAGAAGGAGGTTCCAAAGTAA
- a CDS encoding CoB--CoM heterodisulfide reductase iron-sulfur subunit A family protein gives MASKSVLVIGAGPAGLSATKELANMGVNVVVVEREPFLGGTPKRLKYSLLFPELRPASEVIDPLVKTVQENGNVKIYTESIVDAAKNTSDGFEISIKDKNGKVKVEKANAIIAASGFEHFDSRRKYEYGYGIIPNIYQISDIEGMLHENKLVTTKGTPPKRVAILLCVGSRDATVGNTYCSRVCCAVSIKQAMEIKQRIPDAVVHIYYMDIRTYGLMEDKLYWKSQLDYRVGYIRGRISEFMRGPNDTVIIKGEDTMNLNRALTVPYDMVILANGMELGLGSKQVAKILGLEFEEHGFVKPLDPDRLPVQSTKKGIFLAGAITGPKTISDSITEGYAAAMKAYEYITHGIWEESDFAKKTAEMKVVHH, from the coding sequence GTGGCAAGTAAATCAGTCTTGGTTATAGGTGCTGGGCCAGCGGGTCTCTCAGCTACTAAGGAACTAGCGAATATGGGAGTTAATGTTGTAGTTGTTGAGAGAGAACCGTTCTTAGGTGGTACGCCCAAGAGGTTAAAGTATAGTTTATTATTCCCCGAGCTAAGACCAGCTTCTGAGGTTATCGATCCATTAGTAAAAACTGTCCAAGAGAACGGTAATGTTAAGATTTACACGGAAAGCATAGTTGATGCTGCTAAAAACACCTCTGACGGCTTTGAAATAAGTATTAAAGATAAGAATGGCAAAGTAAAGGTGGAGAAAGCTAATGCAATAATTGCAGCTTCTGGTTTTGAGCACTTCGATTCTAGAAGGAAGTATGAATACGGTTATGGTATAATTCCCAACATATACCAAATATCTGACATAGAGGGTATGCTTCACGAGAATAAGCTAGTTACCACAAAGGGAACTCCGCCTAAGAGGGTTGCAATATTATTATGTGTAGGTTCTAGAGACGCTACTGTAGGAAATACTTATTGCTCAAGAGTATGTTGTGCTGTGTCAATAAAGCAAGCTATGGAGATCAAACAGAGGATTCCAGATGCGGTAGTTCACATCTACTACATGGATATAAGAACTTATGGTCTAATGGAGGACAAATTATACTGGAAATCGCAACTAGATTACAGGGTTGGTTATATTAGAGGTAGAATTTCAGAGTTCATGAGAGGTCCTAACGACACTGTCATAATAAAGGGAGAAGATACGATGAACTTGAATAGGGCGCTGACTGTGCCTTATGACATGGTAATATTGGCTAATGGAATGGAGCTTGGATTGGGTTCAAAACAAGTGGCTAAGATATTGGGATTGGAGTTTGAAGAGCATGGTTTCGTTAAGCCGTTAGATCCAGATAGATTACCAGTCCAATCAACTAAGAAAGGAATATTCTTAGCTGGTGCAATAACTGGGCCTAAGACTATTTCAGATTCCATAACTGAGGGATATGCAGCAGCAATGAAAGCTTATGAATATATCACGCATGGAATATGGGAAGAGTCGGATTTCGCAAAGAAAACTGCGGAGATGAAGGTGGTACATCATTAA
- a CDS encoding 4Fe-4S dicluster domain-containing protein has product MPIPELEKPIIKGLIQKDKVIVDGVELDGTWNAFMIERTQTGYDPTVWDEIANTLEGVTISACWQCGTCTSGCTMREYDPDYSPRRFIDLARKGDKQALIELQNSLWRCVSCQKCTHRCPKGVLVEEVVHSIHHYLLKHGLVKKDPGTVFDELFLETVIKNGGRISELTLGAAAAKAGMVTLSLKDLINIGAAILKGGLIKDVLRPNRVKNWDKIQKVLEEAMKEEVVPE; this is encoded by the coding sequence TTGCCAATTCCTGAATTAGAAAAACCCATAATTAAAGGTCTAATTCAAAAAGACAAGGTAATAGTTGATGGTGTAGAACTAGACGGAACATGGAACGCATTCATGATTGAAAGAACACAGACTGGCTACGATCCTACAGTATGGGACGAGATAGCCAATACTCTAGAAGGCGTTACAATAAGCGCGTGCTGGCAATGCGGAACTTGTACCTCTGGTTGTACGATGAGAGAATACGATCCAGACTATAGTCCAAGAAGATTTATAGACTTAGCCAGAAAGGGCGACAAACAAGCACTTATTGAACTACAAAACTCACTCTGGAGATGTGTATCATGTCAGAAATGTACTCACAGATGTCCTAAGGGAGTGCTGGTAGAAGAAGTGGTACATTCAATTCATCATTATCTATTAAAGCATGGGTTAGTTAAGAAAGATCCAGGTACAGTTTTCGATGAGTTATTCTTAGAGACTGTAATTAAAAACGGTGGAAGGATTTCAGAACTAACACTAGGTGCCGCTGCAGCTAAAGCTGGAATGGTTACACTGAGTTTGAAAGACCTTATTAATATAGGTGCAGCAATATTGAAAGGAGGGCTTATAAAAGATGTATTAAGGCCAAATAGAGTTAAGAACTGGGATAAAATACAAAAGGTACTGGAGGAAGCAATGAAGGAGGAGGTGGTACCAGAATGA
- a CDS encoding CoB--CoM heterodisulfide reductase iron-sulfur subunit B family protein, with product MTLPTPYGKVAFYPGCALDGLGKSYDVSLKLVAQDLGIPLEKIEDYNCCGALEVKNVNTMAGVLLPARNLALAREMGADAVVSACPGCHYSLSRTQYYLTKYPKLREKTNMYLEKMGTKNYDLKLMLVHAVEYIYNTVGIEAIKTKVRRPLTGLKVAPYYGCLYVRPKSYTLAGYMKMRDDPERPFFMDEILKALGAEVVPFEAKTMCCGGPHVYSDVEVALHLEARILKEAKRNGAEILVTDCPLGHVAIETNMEKIAQKYGEDLRTPLAYFSQLVAFAFGHSPEETLLTANITNPMSILKRYL from the coding sequence ATGACATTACCTACACCTTATGGTAAAGTAGCATTTTATCCAGGCTGTGCTTTAGATGGATTAGGTAAATCTTATGACGTCTCATTAAAACTAGTTGCACAAGATCTAGGTATCCCGTTGGAGAAAATCGAGGACTATAACTGTTGTGGCGCATTAGAAGTAAAGAACGTAAATACTATGGCAGGAGTGTTATTACCAGCAAGGAACTTGGCATTAGCTAGGGAAATGGGGGCCGATGCGGTAGTTTCAGCTTGTCCTGGTTGTCACTATTCCTTATCTAGAACTCAATATTATCTGACTAAATACCCCAAATTAAGAGAAAAGACTAATATGTATTTAGAAAAAATGGGTACTAAGAATTATGATCTAAAGTTAATGCTAGTTCACGCTGTTGAATATATTTACAATACTGTAGGGATTGAGGCTATTAAAACTAAGGTAAGAAGACCGCTCACTGGGTTAAAAGTAGCACCATATTATGGATGCCTATACGTTAGGCCTAAATCATATACACTAGCTGGATATATGAAAATGAGGGATGACCCAGAGAGGCCATTCTTTATGGACGAGATACTGAAGGCCTTAGGTGCAGAAGTGGTACCATTTGAGGCTAAGACGATGTGTTGTGGTGGTCCTCATGTATACTCTGATGTAGAAGTAGCCTTACACTTAGAGGCTAGAATATTAAAGGAGGCTAAAAGAAATGGTGCGGAGATATTAGTCACAGATTGTCCTCTAGGTCACGTGGCTATTGAAACTAACATGGAGAAAATAGCTCAAAAGTATGGCGAAGATCTAAGGACGCCATTAGCTTACTTCTCGCAACTGGTGGCCTTCGCCTTTGGCCATAGCCCAGAAGAGACTTTGCTTACGGCAAATATTACTAATCCAATGTCAATACTCAAAAGATATTTGTAA